The Lytechinus pictus isolate F3 Inbred chromosome 14, Lp3.0, whole genome shotgun sequence genomic sequence ttatttgttcaaatattaaaattgtcatattttttttcgtttgtaaacaaagtgcgtagctttctAGGCCCCCATCATATAATGTCTTTTTTATAAAAACACGTTTTAAattggtttctttttttatcgtttgtaaacaaagtgtgTAGCTTTCTAGGCCCCCATCATataatgtctttttttataaaaacacGTTTTAAATTGGTTTCTTTTCAGCCCCCAAATTAGCGATTACTCATTTGCATTAGGAGTACACGACAAATCAAGCGGAAGCGAATCAAGTCGCCAAGATTATACTGCAGCCGAGATCTTCGTTCATGAAAACTATCAATCATCCACTACCAACAACGACATAGCACTCATCAAGCTCAGCCAAAGTGTCACGTGCACTGATGAAATCAGCACAGCTTGCCTTGTGAGCGCGAGACCCAATGATAACGACATGGCCTTTGTCACTGGATGGGGAACTCTCTGTACGTACATACTGTAgattttgtttcttctttctttctttctttctttctttttacgtGTTGTTATTGATTTAGAACATGTGTGGTTATTGTCAATGACATGATATCATTCAgaacagttattttttttcaatatttatcattataatgattataGCCTCAGGCGGATTTACCCCCAGGAGGCTTAATCAAGTCCAAGTCCCAGTCGTCTCTGATGATACCTGTAAAAAGGCTTACAGACTTTCTTACAACCCCGATACAATGGTGTGTGCTGGATACCCAGAAGGAGGAAAGGACTCGTGCCAGGTAGGTAGACCGTGAATGTTCGTTGAGTCAAACCCTAACCTGCGGTATGAACCTTATGCATGCGACGTCATGAttatagcgccctccctcagaggatatagggaTAGGCCTACGCCTACAcggagttgtcagagatgcacCACCTGCGCGTAAGACAGGGTCAGATGCATAATAAGTGGCAATTGCTTTCAAGCAATTGCTAGCCAATTACTGCTATATTTCGTATGCATAACCCTTTGCTTGTCTCTAAACCATTTTCTTGCCTTGAGAAAGCAAATTCTAGCGGTTTGAAATAGCGAAGTCACGCTGGTGCGAACATGACTCACAGAACAAAGGCGGGactataacccccccccccccctccggggtCGGAAGGACCGCATGCGTGTTCCCAAAATGTCCGGTAAAGGGGTACTTTTTCGCAGGACAAGTCCGGCCCGCGATTTGCAAAAAAGGGGggtgtttttgtattttcacccagagatttctttaaaaagggggtgtttttttatctctctctttggACTCCTGAGAAATTTTAAAAGGGGGTTATAAAATATCTTGAATAACatagaaaaattgatcaaatccCGCAATCGAATTCCTGAAACTTCCTGCTAGTTTTAAAAGCTCATTCAGGatgatttcattttgaaaagtaaagCACGGACCTTTTGTTGGAAAGAGAGCTCATCTGAGATAGGGGGTACATTGAGCAGTGCTCCGGATTTAGGGGGGTCTCCAAGGTAGAAAAAGCCCGCGAAAAGCCCTCGAAAGGGGGGTTCAGAAATTTTGGCAGACCTTCGATAGGGGGGTGCTTTCAAAGGGAGGGAACGAGCATAGGCGTACCCTAAATAACACtgagtgtgggggggggggggcgggctataaacatgataaatgcatAAGTGTGGCAGGCGGTGCAAAATACCGCTTCTCTCACGTAACATCTTGTCCCTCGACGTGGTGTCAAACTATTCCTTTAACTTGTTTCTAATTAATAAAGTTGTACATTTGGCGTTCGGTTTGAATTTACAAGGAAGAAAACATGTTCAATCACGTAGGCGACTGTGCACCCTGGGATTCTCTCTTAGGTTataaaacatgattataaaacaaaacatgataTAAAACGCAAACGCCCTGATCTAGCAAACGTTCAAGCTGCTCCAACGGAGcttgaaaaaaacaaagcaaaTGCTTTTAAAAACGCAGCACAAGCAAAAGGGTCGCTTTGCGCATAcaatttttaacaattatttaatCGCTAAGCAAATGCTAGCAGGCAGTTACCAATAGCTTGAGCTTACTATAGCGAAAGCATTTCTCGTTCATTTTTATGCATTCGGAATCAAACAAAAGCCTAAcaaagcaattgctactttttatgcatctgatcCAATGGCACTGACCTCTGTTTAAAGATGGCAGCGCGATGACGCCAATGCGTAAGGTTTATAGGCTGAAAATGGTCTGCATCTTCTTCTGCCTTTAAAATGGCTAAAATAGCGGGCAAATGATGTCTGTTCCAACTGCGTTTGGGAGCTGCAGATTGGGGAGGCGTATGCGTGAAAATCTCGGTCCATTCATTCAAACTTCAGTCTGTGACTCTGCAACGTTTTTTTCTTAttgcctttctttctttctttccttcctttccttatttcattcattctttctgtctctctctttctttctttctttatccttTTCATTCTTCCTTCGGCTTCTTTACCCTAATTTCAACTTTTTCTCGAATTCCTTCAGGATATTCTTTGAGGGGGGACTGTTCCGTCAAGAATTTGGAGGGACGCGTCCTCCCTACGACGTGAGAAAGTAAAACGTATAGGAAAAAAATTGGATTTCAAGGAATTTGAgataaatgcatgtttattgataatatttatataatattgactggtcaTGAGGGGAGCATCATATcagaattttgatttgcgcctgATTTGCGCAAAAGTAAGCAATGTATGAATCCggatgtcaatgatgtcataatcctgcAGGGTTAAATTTTTGTGTCCGTGGACATCCTGTCTGCGTTTCAGGTCATATAAGGTCAAAGtttatttaaggtcaatgaaatttgaCCTTATTAGGGATATTTGTAGAATTGCGACCATAACtttgaagtttatggatctaagtttatgaaatgtggacataagcCAGGGCAATCAAGCATCACTGGTCCTCTTGCACAAGtgttaggtcacatgattacgatcaaatgtcatttagggtcaatgaaaatAGTTTTGTTTTATTAACATAATAATGATTGGTATTTCGTTGGAATAATTAGTCaatagtcgttttcaaagtcagcactgctgctccATTGAATTGCGTAAATGCACgtaagactgccagaggcgttccacttgatACTATACGATACAAAAAATGTGTTGATGTCATTTCAGTGTAATTTTAGCTATTTTTGTGTCGAACCAGGGCCTTGAAACTCCGTTACGGGGTCTATAGGtcaattttgtgtgtgtttgtgtgcatGTGCCTGGAAATCCATGAGTATTTTTACCCATTTGGTTTTATACAGGGTGATAGCGGCGGACCAATGGTGGTGAAAAATCAACAAACTGGTTTATGGGAACTGGGTGGAATCGTGAGCTGGGGATATGGATGTGCCGAAGCGGGTAACTACGGGGTCTATACCAACGTCGCCAACTATTTGGGATGGATTTCCAACATCATGGCCAATAACTAAGGCGCTATAATAATTACAGTCCATCCGGGTTAATCGCGACTGATTCAAGTGTACCGTAAAAATAGAACTTCTTGGTAGATCTTGAGAATTATTAATTATGTGGCCCTAAAGATCCTAGAAAAATATCTTACAAAACATACACGTAGTACCGGTACGGTGTACAGAGCATGACCAATTGGTGTTTTGCAAGAATCACATCCTTAGATGTTAACACTACCCCAGAAAGTGCTAAATTAACCAAAGAATATGCTATAATAATAACACCAGGCAACGGGTGTAACTTGGTATGGTCCTCTGTAAGCACCGATGGTAGGGTACTAGTTATTTTTAATCTATGAATATACTGATGAATTATGAcgaataataaatagaaatggaGGACGTTGCATGCAACAACTCTTTGTCTTGTATATCTTATTATATTAGCCtcagatgagagagagagagagagagagagagagggggagagagggagaaagagttggaggaaaagagaagaaaggcTCGAGAGTTGAAATGTGGTTTTGTTAAATTGAAACTTCACCCTCATAATCATTTGGTTTTGATAAAAGCAGAAAGTGCGAGACAAATATTGgtgaatattttatgaaaatccataaaaaaaaGACAGTAATTATGagtaattaaaattctaaattTGTAAGGTCATATGCGTGCAGCTCCCCCATGATGTAATATGaattccgttttttttttaatcagagcatgaataatatatttttttaatagaaggGGTTATGATGTCTCTGATGATATATCCCCCGCACagataaaatcattttattttattttatttttagaaaaaaaatgtatttcggGGAATTTGTATCATGCAACATAATGGAAGAGCTGCTGGTCTGTGACATCTCAATAAAAACTTTAAACATTCATAACTCAGTCGTTGTTTgacggattttcatcaaaccatcaacaatatttatattttatttatttattcattcatttatttatttgctttttttgcttgtattgTTATCAATTATCGTCAGGGTGACCTTCCCCTTTAACATATGGAGCTATTCACCAAACCTTTTGCCAATTATTTCCTCTAACACTGTTACAAGCTACCGAAATCTTTGCATCTGATTGGGTGGGAGAAAAATGGCCAATCACAAATCGACGAGAATATGGCTCACTAACGGTCCCCAAGAGTGCCCCTTCCGTATTTCAAACAATACAGTTCTCATAAGAAAGTCTCTCTGATAGGGATTAAATCCGTCAGTTCTCTGTTTACTCACACTACAAAAatccggtgttaatttaacaccagcttgGAAAGCACCAGAGATGTGTTGAAATGGCACCACTTCGACATTTAGGCTATCACCAGATAGGCATCTAAACAACACTAATCAATGTTgaaccaatatcggtttgattctcaACTGGTGTTTTCCACACTTCCCTGGTGTtttccgatatagataccggtcTGGTGTTATTCTTTTGCAGCTATGCATGTTATATCTGGGAACCAAAGTAAGATCAACTCAACAATCGGAAGAGAGgcgaaagagaaaagggtgaagagagagggggagagagggagagagagaaataagagCTCGGGAGGGAGTATAGGGATGAATGCGGATAGACAGACGAAAAGTAAatccgaggggggggggctgtcatTAACACGTGGACACCATGGTCGCCCTAAACTTTCACAAAGTGCCCCAAAACAAGAAATATTCCTTCAATTTCAGAATACCGTCAACACGTTTTCACTTCCCTAAATAATGTCTCATATATTCTGTTTTTTATGACACAgggtaaaaaatatacaatttccGCACACCATGCGCACGgcactattgaaaaaaaatcaaaccttTTTACGTCTTGTGGACAAGCATGGACCCTACTGGGACAAGCATGGCATTCACATCGTATGagtgtgtgcccccccccccccacccatcggATATTCAGATAAAAGTGTAAGCATGTTAGGGTTGGTGACAGAAACTCAATCACGCGGTACATAACCaaacctttcttttttaaaatattcaaaaaatataaaaatgaaagggGTAATCCAACCTTGACCATAAAATGGTGTG encodes the following:
- the LOC129275826 gene encoding trypsin-like; translation: MLKFFVLACALGAIQAMIQIGDQFCVNCGDPAINPDETAALIVGGKEAKPNSWPWQTLVLSGGRHICGATLIDKDWIVCAAHCFGKTPQISDYSFALGVHDKSSGSESSRQDYTAAEIFVHENYQSSTTNNDIALIKLSQSVTCTDEISTACLVSARPNDNDMAFVTGWGTLSSGGFTPRRLNQVQVPVVSDDTCKKAYRLSYNPDTMVCAGYPEGGKDSCQGDSGGPMVVKNQQTGLWELGGIVSWGYGCAEAGNYGVYTNVANYLGWISNIMANN